In the Alphaproteobacteria bacterium genome, GCGTATGGAGAATGAACATTAATAACTTATGGAGAGCAATGAAGGATGCAGAAGAGAACATCTTAGGAGATTTTAAAACCGCAACATTACTAAAATCCACATTATCGTTGAAAGATACAGATCCCGCTTTTGGATATCTTTATGCTCATTTAATTTCTATTTCCATTTTACCTCTCCCTTTGGGGGAAAAAAGTATAAAACACCATATTTTCCCTTATATAAAAAGAGCCTATGGCACAGGTATAGCATCTATACAAGATAATTTACCTGCTCTATATCACTTTTGTAAAGACATCAAGGATTGCTTAGAATGCCGAGACCTCCAAGAATCTGCGCTAGAATTATTAGATAAAGTGCTGTTAGATCTAGCACAAAGAAATCCGTACAGCAATTGGAAATCACTCGCAATAAAAGCCGGGCTTCTGAAAAATAACTCAATATTCTAGAGAAGAAGTCAAAGATACACGTTGACGTAACGTAAGGTTCAAAAGATAATTTGAATAATCGATCAAAATTTCTCGTTTGATCAATTTTTGTACAGAGAATCTTGGATCATCAACTCTTTCTTAAAAAACAGTCGGTTGAGCGTTATTTGTGGCGCGACAATGGGATAATCGACTGGCAACTCTGATTGCGGAATCTCAACAAATCCATTGCGCTCATAAAAGCGAATGGCGGCTTTGAACTCAACCAAAGTGTCCAGATATAAAGCCTTGATCCCATGCTCTGCAGAATAGGTAACAATGGTGTCAAGCAAACTCTGAGCGATTGATTTGTCTCTACCGCGGTGAGATTTATCGACGAACATTTTACGAATCGCCCCACAATTGTCTCCAAAAAAGAGAAAGCCAGCTGTGCCGATGACTGTGCTATCTTCAACGGCAACCCAAAAAGCCTGATAAAATTGTTGAATTTGCAAAAGATCTGGCTGATCTTCGAGCGTGATATTGATGTTGAATTCATTCTGCTGCGTTCCCACAATTAAGGAAACGAGGGATTCGTTGATGATTGGATCGTATTGATCATATAGACTAATTTTCATTTATGTATACCTGTATATTTGAGAAATCATGATAATAAAAAATATTTTAAAAAAAACAACTTAGAAAGTGTTCATTTGATGAAGGTGATTTTGTATATGGAGAATAGAATGAACGTAAGAGATATATATGCTTTTATTTTGGGGTGTTAGTGAATCTGAAGACTCTTTGAGGAGCTTATTCAGACCACTTAACTTTTAAGTTTAGAGAACTTTCGTTGCACTATCTCTCCCAACTGGAGAGAATAGATTTAATAATGA is a window encoding:
- a CDS encoding GNAT family N-acetyltransferase — encoded protein: MKISLYDQYDPIINESLVSLIVGTQQNEFNINITLEDQPDLLQIQQFYQAFWVAVEDSTVIGTAGFLFFGDNCGAIRKMFVDKSHRGRDKSIAQSLLDTIVTYSAEHGIKALYLDTLVEFKAAIRFYERNGFVEIPQSELPVDYPIVAPQITLNRLFFKKELMIQDSLYKN